In Vibrio bathopelagicus, the following are encoded in one genomic region:
- a CDS encoding ATP-dependent zinc protease family protein: MKKIPLALTLLSTLLFSQYSLATDTSHTTQNPTYEIDGKAVLGRTENVYLSSVQGLKDVPFIGKIDTGAETTSMHAEDIHVKSSNADYKNLKDKELMAALTEDLLNNSDVDYDDWEGSTFAKYEAVVSFKVQNPRTGDMVLIEAPLERVSMIRSRTSSTPLLRPTVKMSLTIADQELKTDVNLTDRSHFSAPVLIGKTFLADNALVFAGYDYLQEQENATVVGRKEVVSISGMAMNATFSLKNRYSILHAKDIDIDKKNSEVTFDMFDNDGKQKEMTLPLVRMLSVSGKKRPLVYVPVQLDENTTKDVLVYLRERSSSESQLRFGTSTASELFMIDTNAENILSEGSESFSDVAKKSEPLVISPEEDITLDDFPLKAVASFTVNTPLLKVDSFEMTGKGKDASVEFYLTDVNGEKQKVTKQIIKKLKVGDDTRPVVSGEFAVSGKVRQQDFAIDVLDSNEKEAYFILGKKMAKEGVYVNTRSDYLLKAEPLFKVGHIEVVEVNGMTFPAKLDTGADVSSMNAVNIKRFKKDGQDMVSFTYQNNQGDKQDFTKPVIDVMRIKAKKGEKVNIRPVVEMNVKLGDLEKKVRVNLQDRSRFEYSMILGKNFLKHGAVVSSDEDYLLGEME; the protein is encoded by the coding sequence ATGAAAAAGATACCTTTGGCTCTAACTCTTTTAAGCACTCTACTTTTTTCACAATATTCTTTGGCTACAGACACTTCACACACTACTCAAAACCCGACTTACGAAATCGATGGTAAGGCGGTACTAGGCCGTACAGAGAATGTGTACCTCTCTAGCGTTCAAGGGCTTAAAGACGTTCCTTTCATTGGCAAAATCGACACTGGTGCAGAAACGACCTCTATGCATGCCGAAGACATTCATGTGAAGAGCTCGAATGCCGATTACAAAAATCTTAAAGACAAAGAGTTGATGGCGGCGTTAACCGAAGATCTGTTGAACAATAGCGATGTTGATTACGATGATTGGGAAGGCAGCACCTTTGCGAAATATGAAGCGGTTGTGTCTTTCAAGGTTCAAAACCCACGTACGGGTGACATGGTATTAATCGAAGCGCCTTTAGAGCGTGTCAGCATGATACGCAGCCGCACCAGCAGCACGCCTTTACTTCGTCCTACGGTTAAGATGTCGCTGACCATTGCTGATCAAGAATTAAAAACAGACGTTAATCTGACCGACAGAAGTCACTTCTCTGCGCCAGTGCTGATCGGCAAAACCTTTCTTGCTGATAACGCCTTAGTCTTTGCTGGCTACGACTATTTGCAAGAGCAAGAAAACGCGACGGTTGTTGGACGTAAAGAGGTGGTGTCTATTTCGGGCATGGCGATGAACGCGACCTTCTCTTTAAAGAATCGCTACAGCATTTTGCATGCAAAAGACATCGATATAGATAAGAAGAACAGTGAAGTGACGTTTGATATGTTCGACAACGATGGCAAGCAGAAAGAGATGACACTGCCATTAGTTCGTATGTTAAGCGTGAGTGGTAAGAAAAGACCTTTGGTGTATGTGCCGGTTCAACTCGATGAAAATACAACTAAAGACGTTCTGGTGTACCTACGTGAGCGCTCGAGTAGTGAGTCGCAGTTGAGATTTGGAACCAGCACAGCCAGTGAGCTCTTCATGATTGATACCAATGCAGAAAATATTCTTTCTGAAGGTTCAGAGAGCTTTAGTGATGTAGCTAAAAAGAGTGAACCTTTGGTTATTTCTCCAGAAGAGGACATCACCCTTGATGACTTCCCGCTAAAGGCCGTTGCTTCTTTCACTGTCAACACGCCTTTGTTGAAGGTCGACAGTTTTGAAATGACAGGTAAAGGCAAAGACGCATCCGTTGAATTTTACCTTACGGATGTAAACGGTGAGAAGCAGAAGGTGACCAAGCAAATTATTAAGAAGCTTAAAGTCGGTGATGATACTCGTCCGGTAGTGAGTGGTGAGTTTGCGGTCTCTGGTAAAGTTCGTCAGCAAGACTTCGCGATTGATGTATTGGATAGCAACGAAAAAGAGGCCTACTTCATTCTAGGCAAGAAGATGGCGAAAGAAGGCGTGTACGTGAACACGCGTTCTGACTACCTATTGAAAGCGGAACCTCTGTTTAAAGTAGGGCACATTGAAGTCGTTGAAGTGAATGGCATGACATTCCCTGCCAAGCTAGACACAGGTGCCGATGTGAGCTCAATGAATGCCGTCAACATCAAACGATTCAAGAAAGATGGCCAAGACATGGTGAGCTTCACTTATCAAAACAACCAAGGCGATAAGCAAGATTTCACTAAGCCAGTGATTGATGTAATGCGCATTAAAGCCAAAAAAGGCGAGAAGGTGAACATTCGTCCTGTGGTCGAAATGAACGTTAAGTTAGGCGATTTAGAGAAGAAGGTGAGAGTGAACCTTCAAGATCGCTCACGCTTTGAATACAGCATGATCCTAGGTAAGAACTTCCTAAAGCATGGCGCGGTAGTCAGCAGTGATGAAGATTACTTGCTGGGCGAGATGGAGTAA